A region of the Leishmania panamensis strain MHOM/PA/94/PSC-1 chromosome 21 sequence genome:
TGCCACTTGCACCCACTTGTTCCCAGGCGCCTCTCCCGCCTGCATTTATCGTTGCCATGGCGCAGGATGTGTGCTGACACAAGAGgtggcacacgcgcagatACACTGGTAAGCAGACAGACAGCGGCCCACTAACGCGTACACGTGCTCTTTTTACAGTGTTTGTATTGTATTCGTTGGTGGAGGTAGAAGAAAGGAGCGTACGGTTGTTCGATGGCGGTTGTTGTGGCTTGGAcgttccctctctcccttctctcgctcctcacgccaccacctcctcgcccttcCTTCTGTCTCACGTAGTGTGTGGGTAGTACCGATTGGAAGGGCAGAGAgccaagagaagagggggggggggtaaaggggagagaagcgggAAGGGAGAGACCTGTACGCTagatgtgcgcgtgtgacTGTCTCAGTTCgactctcgctctctctcgttctctgtgATTCTGTAGTTCCTCTTGTTGCTGGTCTTCATGATGTCTTTTTTCCGACCATATTTATCGTACCCGCACCTCTCTGTTggttcccctctccctcttgtgcGTGTGACTGGTTGCTGGTGTTttatttttgttttcttcaaACGGCCCATACAGGCGAATGAGATACGATGAGGAGAGAAGCATGGCATAGTACGCACTCACATACCCACTCATGTCTGAGGAGCCGACGCACACTATGCGCCCATTAGTGGTGTACCCATGCTTTCATCCTGGTCGGGGTTTTGAGTGTGGGGCAAAGAAGTCTCTATGGCGAGAAGTAAAGAGAGGCGCATGTGTCTCTTTTTCAGCCACTCCTCGAGGTTGGCTTCTTTCTCGGTGTATACCGTTCCTCTGGTACGctgccccccaccctcctcgcACGAACGcattctctccctctttatatgcgcttcttttctctcacctctcttcctcctacACCTCTTTGTTCTCTCGTATCCTTTGGGTCACGCGATCGTGCAGAAATCTGAAGTAGTAGTAGGCTGGCACTGTTCCATTTGCCCTCTTTACTCTTTAAGGTGGTACTCAAGCTTATCAGCCTCCACAGCAACGAACATATATACACTCACACCTCCTACTATATNNNNNNNNNNNNNNNNNNNNNNNNNNNNNNNNNNNNNNNNNNNNNNNNNNNNNNNNNNNNNNNNNNNNNNNNNNNNNNNNNNNNNNNNNNNNNNNNNNNNNNNNNNNNNNNNNNNNNNNNNNNNNNNNNNNNNNNNNNNNNNNNNNNNNNNNNNNNNNNNNNNNNNNNNNNNNNNNNNNNNNNNNNNNNNNNNNNNNNNNNNNNNNNNNNNNNNNNNNNNNNNNNNNNNNNNNNNNNNNNNNNNNNNNNNNNNNNNNNNNNNNNNNNNNNNNNNNNNNNNNNNNNNNNNNNNNNNNNNNNNNNNNNNNNNNNNNNNNNNNNNNNNNNNNNNNNNNNNNNNNNNNNNNNNNNNNNNNNNNNNNNNNNNNNNNNNNNNNNNNNNNNNNNNNNNNNNNNNNNNNNNNNAGAAACGAGGTTGGTAAAGGTTGTCTGCGGGGGTTTCCCTCACCGTATGGTGTAAGCCGGAGATGTCAATGGAGATGCGTTTAGATGCCGGTCCTTCtgcacagccacacacacggactCAGAGTCGTGGATTCCAGATCATCTAGAGACATGTTCTCCGCCGTGATGTTGCATTTaattcttctctgtgtgtgggcttGCGTGCTTCTCGAACAGGAAAAAGGGAAGcaagtgcgtgtgtgtctttaTTATTGTCCCCTCCTTCAGCTCTGTTGCCATTGGTTATGGCTGCGGGCGCCCTACCATGTCTCGGAATGTCCACCAGTGTTTGCGTTGTTGGTTACGTTTGGTTCTCGGCGCTGTTGTGGGTGATGTGGATGCTGTTGTCAGTGTTCTGAGGAAGCGGATgagacagaaaagaaaacaatgCAAACATGAGAAGAGAGGCCATCACAATGTCCCTTGTAGTCTGTTCGGGGTTACTTCGTTGCCTTATCTAAGGTGCAGTAGGGggtgcacacgtgtgtgtatgcgagTGCAATGTTGTGTGAGCTCACACGTCGTTGAACCCACAGTGCCGACAGGACGACATCGAgccattgtgtgtgtgtgtgtgtgtgtgtgtgtgtgtgtgcgtgcatgtgagGTGCGCGTCTCTCAGCGCGTGatagaggaaaaaaaagaaagtgTACTGAGTGAAGGCGGTGGAGTGGGCAGTTGCCtcgcgtgtttttttttcattgGCACACGGCTCATCAgcaacgtgtgtgtgggagccACCATGCCACCCCCTTGCTTAGATCCACTTCCTCGAGTAGCggttttgtgtgtttgtcgTTCAGCGCAGTCTGTCATGGGCTTTTTGTGCGCGTTCTCGTCTCTTTCTACCTTTTTCCAGCAACGTGAGAGACGAGGggcgcaaacacacacacatacacacgcatgcgcatAGACACTTCATCACTCTGAACCATTTCTCTCGTCCTTACTACTCTTCATTTCATTGTTGTGGCTTGTCTTACCGAGGAGCGTAGCACCTGGTAATtgtccctcctctcttcccctttccttaCTTCCCCTGATACGGTGGGAATTTCAGGGTGCCTAGCAGGAACCTTTTTGTTGACCTGATCTTGTCTTTTCCTCCGCCGCGTCACATCCTTTCTCGGCCCAGTGCTGTATGAACTAGGAGGCGTGCACGTGCCTGCATCACATTACTCTGGCAGTTTTCCGCCTCCATGTTTGAGTACATCACCGCGCTTTTCATTCACAAGGTGTGACTTCCTCGGGTGCGTGTATGTAGCTATGCTGCGCAGAGCCCTGTACAACGGTGCTCGTCACCACGGCGGAAAGTtagcgcctctctttcttcttctgggGATCGCGATGCTTTGCCTTCTTCCAGTGCTGCGCACGCGGAAAATCTACGTCGATGAAAATGCAGTGAATCAAATGCACCCATCAACCAACGCTGGCTCTGTGACGGCACATCTCGACCCCACGGTGCGCTGGCCAGAGCGGCTGGTGCGGGGGCGGCGTTCTCCCGGGTCCGAGATTGCGGCTGTATATGTGAACGCAGATTATCCAGCCTCCGTTTCGCTCGCCAACGCATTGATTGAGGTGATTCGCCACAGGAAGAATCTCGCCTGTGACGTGCAGTTCTACTTTGTGAATAGCAGCGAGGAGTGGCCAGTGCCGCAGGCGTACACCCGCGCCGCACTTGTGCTGAATATTTCCACCCTGTACAACCGTCACATCTGCATCGACACCCTCGGGGGCAATGGCATCCAGCCCAACCAGGACTACACCAACACCGCTGTTCAACTTGCGACTTCGAATCAGTTTCTGCCTAGTTACCTCTGCCAGAGGCCGCATCGCCCCACGGACAATGTTGGCGCCGAGCTTTGGCACTACTGGGCTTACCTcgaggcgtcgctgcagctcccgACTCACCCGCAGCCGTGGCACAAGATTCCGACTCACAGTATCAACACCATCGCCATCTCCTCCGACCCACTTTTTACAGTGCGTTCGACGTTTCCGAGTCCGCAGGTGCCAGATGCGTTCGCCACCATGGTACTGCAGATCATTGTGTCCCTCAACAATCTGGAGGAAAAGTTCCACCACTCCACCTTTGTGTGGCTGCCCGTGAGTCCGTTGCGCTACGTCGAGTACGATCACGCGCAGTTCTGCATAATGCTGTTTGTCGCTTCCATATTCTCTACGGCGTACTCCGAGTATCAGCAGCGTGGCGCCAGCATTACGCCGCTGTTCGTGGTGCTGCTACTTACACCCGTtgcggccgcagctgcaTTTCAGGTTGCTGGCTGGGGAGCAGTGGTGATAGCCTCGGCCGCGTTTTCGC
Encoded here:
- the GAA1 gene encoding GPI transamidase component GAA1, putative (TriTrypDB/GeneDB-style sysID: LpmP.21.2120) — protein: MLRRALYNGARHHGGKLAPLFLLLGIAMLCLLPVLRTRKIYVDENAVNQMHPSTNAGSVTAHLDPTVRWPERLVRGRRSPGSEIAAVYVNADYPASVSLANALIEVIRHRKNLACDVQFYFVNSSEEWPVPQAYTRAALVLNISTLYNRHICIDTLGGNGIQPNQDYTNTAVQLATSNQFLPSYLCQRPHRPTDNVGAELWHYWAYLEASLQLPTHPQPWHKIPTHSINTIAISSDPLFTVRSTFPSPQVPDAFATMVLQIIVSLNNLEEKFHHSTFVWLPVSPLRYVEYDHAQFCIMLFVASIFSTAYSEYQQRGASITPLFVVLLLTPVAAAAAFQVAGWGAVVIASAAFSLLFRVFMTHTKSGMWLSFNAIALCLLIILQPACGLLAGAAAAIQVFFTHSVLQNRLALAVGAAVSALLAYYFIYYLRLPLFGVAGISELFVSFVIYPNAVWIGSRFLCSL